Proteins from a genomic interval of Beijerinckia indica subsp. indica ATCC 9039:
- the rnc gene encoding ribonuclease III, giving the protein MSRFKQDLEPLETRIGHRFVEADLLTTALTHVSVTVGARRETYQRLEFLGDRVLGLVIAEMLYATFPEAEEGELSRRLADLVRKESCAEVALEWGVGPFVRLGESERQIGTTKKAILGDVCESIIGAVFLDAGYTVAQQVIVKAFDARMRSPRRPLRDAKTVLQEWAQSRGHPTPLYREICRCGPDHAPEFTISVCIPGYADAQAKGPSKRLAEQAAAAHFIEREGIQEKQKGAA; this is encoded by the coding sequence ATGTCGAGATTCAAGCAAGATCTGGAGCCGCTCGAGACGCGCATCGGTCACCGGTTCGTGGAGGCGGATTTGCTCACCACGGCCCTGACCCATGTCAGCGTCACCGTTGGCGCGCGGCGCGAAACCTATCAAAGGCTCGAATTTCTGGGTGACCGCGTGCTCGGCCTGGTCATCGCGGAAATGCTTTATGCGACTTTCCCTGAGGCGGAAGAGGGGGAGTTGTCGCGCCGTCTCGCCGACCTTGTCCGCAAGGAAAGCTGTGCCGAGGTTGCGCTTGAATGGGGAGTTGGGCCTTTCGTGCGCCTCGGTGAAAGCGAACGCCAGATCGGGACGACCAAAAAGGCCATTCTTGGCGATGTCTGTGAATCGATCATAGGCGCGGTGTTTCTCGATGCCGGCTATACGGTCGCGCAACAGGTCATCGTCAAAGCCTTCGACGCCAGGATGCGTTCGCCGCGCCGGCCTCTACGCGATGCGAAAACGGTGTTGCAGGAATGGGCGCAATCGCGTGGCCATCCGACACCGCTCTACCGTGAAATTTGCCGTTGTGGTCCTGATCACGCGCCGGAATTCACCATTTCCGTCTGTATTCCAGGCTATGCGGATGCACAGGCCAAAGGGCCGTCCAAACGGCTTGCCGAACAGGCGGCGGCGGCGCATTTTATCGAGCGCGAGGGCATTCAGGAAAAACAGAAGGGCGCCGCGTGA
- the lepB gene encoding signal peptidase I, whose translation MTEPTRLEGKSLDKSIETKATKQTSGIAETVKVVVQALLIALVVRTLLFQPFNIPSGSMIPTLLIGDYLFVSKYAYGYSNHSLPFSPPLLQGRVFGTPPKRGDVVVFKLPSDGQTDYIKRVIGLPGDRIQMRDGRLYINDELVPREPIAPTHTEDFYGHMTDVPTYKETLPGGVTHTIIEIQGDKGFNDNTQVFNVPPDHYFMMGDNRDNSTDSRVSPEDKGVGYVPFDNLVGRAEIIFFSLDKDTPGWAFWKWPWTVRWSRMFQSVK comes from the coding sequence ATGACGGAGCCGACGCGGTTGGAAGGAAAAAGCTTGGACAAGAGCATCGAGACGAAGGCCACAAAGCAAACCAGTGGGATTGCCGAGACGGTCAAGGTCGTCGTCCAGGCTTTGCTGATCGCCTTGGTGGTTCGCACCCTGTTGTTTCAGCCCTTCAATATTCCGTCAGGGTCAATGATTCCGACCTTGCTGATCGGCGATTATCTGTTCGTCTCGAAATATGCCTACGGCTATTCGAATCATTCACTCCCTTTCAGCCCTCCTTTGTTGCAGGGCCGTGTGTTTGGGACGCCGCCCAAGCGCGGCGATGTCGTCGTCTTCAAACTGCCGTCCGACGGTCAGACGGATTATATCAAGCGTGTCATTGGTTTGCCGGGTGATCGCATCCAGATGCGGGACGGACGTCTCTATATCAATGACGAACTGGTGCCGCGCGAGCCAATAGCGCCCACTCATACCGAGGATTTCTACGGTCATATGACGGATGTGCCGACCTACAAGGAGACCTTGCCTGGCGGCGTCACCCATACGATCATCGAAATCCAGGGCGATAAGGGTTTCAACGACAATACACAGGTCTTTAACGTGCCGCCGGATCATTATTTCATGATGGGCGATAACCGCGACAATTCGACCGATAGCCGTGTGTCGCCAGAAGACAAGGGCGTTGGTTATGTGCCCTTCGATAATCTTGTCGGCCGCGCTGAAATCATCTTCTTCTCCCTCGATAAAGACACGCCCGGCTGGGCGTTCTGGAAATGGCCCTGGACGGTGCGGTGGAGCCGGATGTTCCAGTCCGTGAAATAA
- a CDS encoding CBS domain-containing protein, which translates to MKLGNFMSKEVRIASPAQSICEAAKMMKEIDAGFLPVGENDRLVGMITDRDIAVRAVAAGRSPDTPVRDIMSKEVLYCFEDEEIGAAAHKMSEMQIRRMPVLNRDKHLVGIISLGDIARAGTEGKSCCGAALSDISVHGGQHVQH; encoded by the coding sequence ATGAAATTGGGGAACTTCATGAGCAAAGAGGTGCGTATCGCCTCTCCGGCTCAATCCATCTGCGAAGCCGCCAAAATGATGAAGGAGATCGACGCTGGATTCTTGCCCGTCGGTGAGAATGACCGTCTTGTTGGCATGATCACGGACCGCGATATCGCCGTGCGGGCCGTCGCCGCCGGAAGAAGCCCAGATACGCCTGTACGCGATATCATGAGCAAGGAAGTTCTCTATTGTTTCGAGGATGAGGAAATCGGCGCCGCGGCGCATAAGATGAGCGAAATGCAAATCCGGCGTATGCCTGTTCTCAATCGGGACAAACATCTGGTCGGCATCATTTCTCTCGGCGATATCGCGCGTGCCGGCACGGAAGGCAAGAGCTGCTGCGGGGCAGCGCTCAGCGATATATCCGTGCATGGAGGACAGCACGTCCAGCATTAA
- the ssuC gene encoding aliphatic sulfonate ABC transporter permease SsuC codes for MSDAPLTLTAGKTLPSLTVKSWILKLFVKADAVAWVVPVGLLFVWQIASSLGLIPVNILPSPKEVAQAGWRLTLSGDLFTNIWVSFLRAMAGLVVGGGIGFVFGFANGLSKLSERLTDTTFQMLRNIPHLALIPLVILWFGIEEEAKLFLVALGVFFPIYLNTLHGIRNVDPQLVEMGRSYGLSSFALLRRVILPGALPSILVGLRYGLGIMWLTLIVAETIAAQSGIGYMAMQAREFMQVDVVVFSVLVYAALGKLADSTARFLETLCLQWHPAFQD; via the coding sequence ATGAGCGATGCGCCCTTGACCCTCACCGCCGGCAAAACTCTGCCGAGTCTTACGGTGAAATCCTGGATCTTGAAGCTCTTCGTTAAGGCGGATGCGGTTGCCTGGGTCGTCCCGGTTGGGCTTTTATTCGTCTGGCAGATCGCTTCCTCGCTCGGATTGATCCCGGTCAATATTCTGCCTTCGCCCAAGGAAGTTGCCCAGGCCGGCTGGCGCCTGACGCTGTCCGGTGATCTCTTCACCAACATCTGGGTGAGCTTCCTGCGCGCCATGGCCGGGCTTGTGGTCGGTGGGGGCATTGGTTTTGTCTTTGGCTTCGCCAATGGCCTGTCGAAATTGTCCGAGCGGCTGACGGATACAACCTTCCAGATGCTGCGCAATATTCCGCATCTGGCTTTGATCCCCTTGGTGATCCTGTGGTTCGGCATTGAGGAGGAAGCCAAGCTGTTCCTGGTCGCGCTCGGTGTCTTCTTTCCGATCTATTTGAACACCTTGCATGGCATCCGCAATGTCGATCCGCAGCTTGTGGAAATGGGTCGCAGCTATGGGCTTTCGAGTTTTGCCTTGCTGCGCCGGGTGATCCTGCCGGGAGCCTTGCCCTCGATCCTCGTTGGTCTGCGCTACGGTCTCGGTATCATGTGGCTGACCTTGATCGTCGCCGAAACCATCGCCGCTCAATCGGGCATTGGCTATATGGCCATGCAGGCGCGCGAATTCATGCAGGTCGATGTCGTGGTCTTTTCGGTGCTGGTCTATGCGGCGCTCGGCAAGCTCGCGGATTCGACGGCGCGCTTTCTCGAAACACTCTGCCTGCAATGGCATCCGGCTTTCCAGGACTGA
- a CDS encoding carboxymuconolactone decarboxylase family protein, which translates to MSIDSLKDKLPDFAKDVRLNLSNIANDDTLGEQTKYGLMLACAVATRNAEVLKAFDQECTPHLAPAARDAALAAATIMAMNNVYYRFVHLASNKAYGTLPAKLRMNIIGNPGVPKTDFELWSLAVSAINGCGMCIDSHEKVLLNADTTQDTIQTAVRFAAIIQSTAVALEAASLPVSAAS; encoded by the coding sequence ATGTCGATCGATAGCCTGAAAGACAAATTGCCGGATTTCGCCAAGGATGTTCGGCTCAATCTCTCCAACATCGCCAATGACGATACGTTGGGGGAGCAGACCAAATATGGCTTAATGCTGGCCTGTGCCGTCGCCACCCGCAATGCGGAGGTCCTGAAGGCTTTCGACCAGGAATGCACGCCGCATCTGGCACCCGCTGCGCGGGACGCGGCGCTCGCCGCCGCCACGATCATGGCGATGAACAATGTCTATTACCGCTTTGTCCATCTCGCCTCGAACAAAGCTTATGGCACGTTGCCCGCCAAGCTGCGGATGAATATCATCGGCAACCCCGGTGTGCCCAAGACCGATTTCGAGCTCTGGTCGCTTGCCGTCTCAGCCATCAACGGCTGTGGCATGTGCATCGACTCGCACGAGAAAGTTCTGCTCAACGCAGACACGACCCAGGACACGATTCAGACTGCGGTGCGCTTTGCCGCGATCATCCAATCCACGGCCGTCGCGCTTGAAGCAGCGAGCCTGCCGGTGTCTGCCGCCAGCTAA
- a CDS encoding LysR substrate-binding domain-containing protein: MALPIVYREIIDYLYFMNLRDLQYIIAVANFGHFGRAAQACHISQPTLSGQILKLEDELGVRIFERVGKSVCTTAAGEEILVHARRAVAASEDLLRCARASRDPMAGALRLGVIPTLGPYLMPFVLPRARRQLPATPLMLVEDFTDRLIEPVLSGKLDAAIIASDPEKPVLTSELLFEEPFFLIVPRDHALAERESVAAGEIDPQSLLLLADGHCLRDQAIELCRQAQPDDSLADMRATSLPTLLHMAAAGYGITLMPALALLDKHSLPHSLIAKPLTGPHTARSVRLVSRSSNPRRKAIDALAKLIKTSLPPEIPQLSA, encoded by the coding sequence TTGGCTTTACCGATTGTTTATCGAGAAATCATAGACTATCTCTATTTCATGAACCTTCGCGATCTCCAATATATTATTGCCGTCGCCAATTTCGGTCATTTCGGCCGCGCCGCCCAGGCCTGCCATATTAGCCAGCCGACGTTGAGCGGGCAGATCCTGAAACTGGAAGACGAACTCGGCGTCCGCATTTTCGAACGCGTCGGCAAAAGCGTTTGCACGACAGCGGCGGGCGAGGAAATCCTGGTCCATGCCCGGCGCGCGGTCGCGGCCTCCGAGGATCTTCTGCGTTGTGCGCGGGCAAGCCGCGATCCGATGGCGGGCGCCTTGCGGCTAGGTGTCATTCCGACTCTTGGTCCCTATCTTATGCCGTTCGTTTTGCCGCGTGCGCGCCGGCAATTGCCAGCCACGCCCTTGATGCTTGTCGAGGATTTTACGGATCGGCTGATCGAGCCGGTCCTATCCGGCAAGCTCGACGCGGCTATTATCGCCTCCGATCCGGAAAAGCCGGTGTTGACCTCCGAACTTTTGTTCGAGGAACCCTTCTTTCTGATCGTCCCGCGTGATCATGCTTTGGCGGAGCGTGAATCTGTGGCAGCAGGTGAGATTGATCCGCAATCCCTCTTGCTCCTCGCTGATGGCCATTGTCTGCGTGATCAGGCGATCGAATTGTGCCGTCAGGCGCAGCCTGATGATTCCCTCGCCGATATGCGGGCGACGAGCCTGCCGACCCTCCTGCATATGGCGGCGGCTGGCTATGGGATTACCTTGATGCCGGCCTTGGCTTTGCTTGATAAACACAGCCTGCCGCATTCACTCATCGCCAAGCCTTTGACCGGACCGCATACAGCGCGTAGTGTACGGCTCGTCTCGCGTTCAAGCAATCCCCGCCGCAAGGCGATCGATGCTCTGGCCAAGCTGATCAAGACGAGCTTGCCGCCCGAAATCCCGCAATTATCAGCGTGA
- a CDS encoding peroxiredoxin gives MAAIGEKVPAFSVVGVKPGFEKHEENGVSAFEELTEASFPGKWKVIFFYPKDFTFVCPTEIAEFARLHKEFEDRGAVVLGGSTDNEFVKLAWRRDHKDLAKLPIWSFADTNGSLTDGLGVRSPAGVAYRYTFIVDPDNVIQHIYANNLNVGRAPKDTLRVLDALQTDELCPCNREVGGDTLKVA, from the coding sequence ATGGCCGCCATTGGTGAAAAGGTTCCCGCGTTCAGCGTCGTCGGCGTCAAGCCCGGCTTCGAAAAGCACGAAGAAAACGGCGTCAGCGCCTTCGAGGAACTGACCGAGGCTAGCTTCCCCGGCAAGTGGAAGGTCATTTTCTTCTATCCGAAGGATTTCACCTTCGTCTGCCCGACCGAGATCGCTGAATTCGCTCGTCTCCACAAGGAATTCGAGGATCGCGGCGCTGTCGTGCTCGGTGGTTCGACCGATAATGAGTTCGTCAAGCTCGCTTGGCGCCGTGACCACAAGGATCTCGCCAAGCTGCCGATCTGGTCCTTCGCCGATACCAATGGCTCGCTGACCGATGGCCTCGGCGTGCGTTCCCCGGCGGGTGTCGCCTATCGCTATACGTTCATTGTCGATCCCGACAATGTCATCCAGCATATCTATGCCAACAACCTCAATGTCGGCCGCGCTCCCAAGGATACGCTCCGCGTTCTCGATGCGCTGCAGACGGACGAACTCTGCCCCTGCAACCGCGAAGTCGGTGGCGATACCCTCAAGGTCGCCTAA
- a CDS encoding inositol monophosphatase family protein, whose translation MAIRIIEDVTDILREAAAEAILPRFRRLSEKDIEEKAPGDLVTAADRHAETYITERLRKLDPQARIVGEEACAAAPSLATGLDQGTIFVLDPLDGTGNFAAGRMPFAIMAALLREGEIIAAWILDPLSNQLCTAEQGSGAFIDGRRLKATPREAGPLRGSISTRFMPPDMREALEPRLTALLPDRLEPFLCAGAEYPALAKGERDFATFWRSLPWDHLPGTLFLREAGGHVARFDGTPYRAGQDGKGLIAAHSFELWQEARGLLIPNF comes from the coding sequence ATGGCCATCAGGATCATCGAGGATGTCACTGACATTTTGCGGGAGGCGGCCGCCGAGGCAATCCTGCCGCGTTTTCGTCGATTGTCGGAAAAGGACATCGAAGAGAAAGCGCCGGGTGATCTCGTCACAGCCGCCGACCGGCATGCCGAAACGTATATTACGGAGCGTTTGCGCAAGCTCGATCCCCAAGCCCGGATCGTCGGAGAAGAAGCTTGCGCGGCGGCTCCTTCGCTCGCGACAGGGCTCGATCAAGGGACGATTTTCGTCCTCGACCCGCTCGACGGAACCGGTAATTTCGCCGCCGGGCGGATGCCTTTCGCGATCATGGCCGCGCTTTTGCGCGAAGGCGAGATCATCGCCGCCTGGATACTCGATCCTCTCTCCAATCAACTCTGCACGGCTGAACAAGGCTCCGGTGCCTTCATTGACGGCCGAAGGTTGAAAGCCACTCCCAGAGAAGCTGGACCTCTGCGCGGTTCCATTTCCACGCGCTTCATGCCGCCCGACATGCGTGAGGCCCTTGAACCGCGCCTCACCGCCCTGCTCCCTGATCGGCTGGAGCCATTCCTCTGCGCCGGAGCGGAATATCCGGCCCTGGCAAAAGGCGAGCGCGACTTCGCCACATTCTGGCGGAGCCTGCCCTGGGATCATCTGCCCGGCACTTTGTTTCTGCGAGAAGCCGGCGGGCATGTCGCACGCTTTGATGGTACTCCCTATCGCGCTGGGCAGGACGGCAAGGGATTGATCGCCGCGCACAGCTTCGAGCTTTGGCAGGAAGCAAGGGGTTTACTGATCCCAAATTTCTGA
- the ndk gene encoding nucleoside-diphosphate kinase — MAIERTFSILKPDVTRRNLTGAVNALIEKAGLRIIAQKRVLITKAQAETFYAVHSARPFFGELVESMISGPVVVQVLEGEDAIKKYREVLGATDPAKADAGTIRKEFALSVGENSAHGSDAPETAAVEIAQWFAGNELVG; from the coding sequence ATGGCGATCGAACGTACTTTTTCTATTCTGAAGCCCGATGTCACGCGGCGTAATCTGACCGGCGCGGTCAATGCCTTGATCGAAAAGGCGGGGCTCCGCATCATCGCTCAGAAGCGGGTGCTCATCACCAAAGCCCAGGCTGAGACCTTCTATGCCGTTCATAGCGCACGGCCCTTCTTCGGCGAACTCGTCGAGTCGATGATTTCCGGCCCGGTCGTCGTGCAGGTTCTCGAAGGCGAAGACGCGATCAAGAAATATCGCGAAGTGCTCGGCGCAACGGATCCGGCCAAGGCCGACGCCGGCACGATCCGCAAGGAATTCGCCCTTTCGGTCGGCGAAAATTCCGCGCATGGCTCGGATGCCCCGGAAACCGCCGCGGTTGAAATCGCGCAATGGTTCGCCGGCAACGAATTGGTCGGCTAA
- a CDS encoding aliphatic sulfonate ABC transporter substrate-binding protein — protein MRRRDFLGLALAGGALASLPARGAKAAANGSSAIKEIRIGYQKAGLLVAVKQRGTLEAYFNPHGIEIKWAEFAFGPPILEGIGTGNLDFGYTGDAPPIFAQAAGANLVYTSALPKHYFEAVLVPEDSPIRTLADLKGKRIGLAKASSAHTTILAALEKAGISYQDIKPVYLPPADAAAAFSRGNIDVWAIWDPYAALAQQQGKVRLLTSGAEVHEPSQFFLANGRFAQEHPDVLNQLNDRLAEEIKWASTHQDALSDLIHAANGIDLAAIRLANQRAHYDIFPISEETIVNQQKAADRFYKVGLLPKPVSVRDIVWKWTPGA, from the coding sequence ATGCGACGCAGGGATTTTCTTGGCCTTGCTCTCGCTGGCGGGGCGCTGGCGTCTCTTCCTGCGCGCGGGGCCAAAGCTGCAGCCAATGGTTCAAGTGCGATCAAGGAAATTCGCATCGGCTATCAGAAGGCGGGTCTCCTGGTCGCGGTCAAGCAACGGGGAACGTTGGAAGCCTATTTCAATCCCCATGGCATCGAGATCAAATGGGCGGAATTCGCCTTCGGTCCCCCCATTCTCGAGGGGATTGGCACCGGTAATCTCGATTTTGGCTATACGGGCGATGCGCCGCCCATCTTTGCCCAAGCGGCCGGTGCCAATCTCGTTTACACCTCGGCCCTCCCCAAACATTATTTCGAGGCTGTCCTCGTGCCGGAGGATTCGCCGATTAGGACACTCGCCGATCTCAAAGGTAAGAGGATCGGCCTCGCCAAGGCTTCGAGCGCCCATACCACGATCCTAGCGGCTCTCGAAAAGGCTGGCATTTCCTATCAGGATATCAAACCTGTTTATCTTCCTCCCGCCGATGCGGCGGCGGCTTTTTCGCGTGGCAATATCGATGTCTGGGCGATTTGGGACCCTTATGCCGCCTTGGCGCAACAGCAGGGGAAGGTCAGGCTGCTGACCAGCGGCGCCGAGGTCCATGAACCCAGCCAATTCTTCCTCGCCAATGGTCGTTTCGCGCAAGAACATCCTGATGTTCTCAATCAATTGAACGATCGTCTCGCCGAGGAAATCAAATGGGCCTCGACTCATCAGGATGCCTTGTCCGACTTGATCCATGCTGCCAACGGCATTGATCTTGCGGCGATCCGTCTCGCCAACCAGCGAGCCCATTATGATATTTTTCCGATTTCCGAGGAAACCATCGTGAATCAGCAGAAAGCGGCCGATCGTTTCTATAAAGTGGGGCTCCTGCCTAAACCTGTCTCCGTGCGCGACATCGTCTGGAAATGGACGCCGGGGGCTTGA
- a CDS encoding MFS transporter, which produces MTNAGPQLTTSTRRRQWVLVTLLIVAGCVNYIDRSTLAIANHDIAQELHLSVGEMGMLLSAFAWTYAIFQLPAGVLTDHAGPHRMLTIGMIVWSLAQLLSGMIQNFGQLLIARAGLGFGESPMFTAGTRACVNWFPIKTRGVPLGLFNAASSLGPAIAPPLLTGLMLAYGWRFMFMLMGVAGFVVAALWGLYYRDPEPAGVSKEERAIINAGVTEPTKTAAPRLWTKLFLIPSTWALMGGLFGIVYVSWLYGAWLPYYLESERHIGIAHAGLLVAIPQFAGFFGGSLGGFLSDWLIRLGVDPIPSRKLLAIGGILIAGLFTALVPFIADTALTLAAISAALFFVYLSSSCSWALGASLTPSHFVATLESIQNIGGSVGGALAPLVTGFVVEYAHTFTPAFALAAGATIFSAGSYALVRKNAYAMLSETSSD; this is translated from the coding sequence ATGACAAACGCCGGGCCACAACTCACCACGTCCACGCGACGGCGCCAATGGGTGCTCGTTACGCTGCTGATTGTCGCCGGATGTGTCAATTACATTGATCGCTCGACACTCGCCATTGCAAACCACGACATTGCCCAGGAGCTTCATCTATCAGTCGGAGAGATGGGGATGTTGCTTTCGGCCTTTGCCTGGACCTATGCCATTTTTCAATTGCCTGCCGGCGTGCTGACGGACCATGCCGGCCCTCATCGCATGCTGACAATCGGGATGATTGTGTGGTCATTGGCGCAATTACTCAGCGGGATGATCCAGAACTTTGGTCAACTCCTCATCGCCCGTGCCGGTCTTGGTTTCGGAGAATCGCCGATGTTTACGGCTGGCACACGAGCCTGCGTGAACTGGTTTCCGATCAAAACACGCGGCGTGCCTCTCGGGCTGTTCAATGCAGCATCCTCGCTCGGGCCAGCGATTGCCCCTCCCCTGCTCACCGGCTTGATGTTGGCCTATGGCTGGCGCTTCATGTTCATGCTCATGGGTGTCGCCGGATTCGTCGTTGCCGCACTATGGGGACTTTATTACCGCGACCCGGAGCCAGCCGGCGTATCGAAGGAAGAACGCGCGATCATCAATGCCGGTGTCACAGAGCCGACCAAAACGGCCGCCCCCAGGCTTTGGACCAAACTTTTTCTTATTCCTTCGACCTGGGCGCTCATGGGCGGTCTTTTCGGAATTGTCTATGTTTCATGGCTTTATGGCGCCTGGCTGCCCTATTATCTTGAATCCGAACGCCATATCGGCATCGCGCACGCGGGTTTGCTTGTCGCTATCCCCCAATTCGCTGGATTTTTCGGCGGTAGCCTTGGTGGCTTTCTCTCGGATTGGCTCATCCGTCTGGGGGTGGACCCCATTCCCTCACGCAAGCTTTTGGCGATTGGCGGCATTCTGATCGCCGGTCTCTTCACCGCTCTCGTCCCGTTCATCGCCGATACGGCTTTGACATTGGCAGCGATATCGGCGGCACTCTTTTTTGTTTATCTGTCAAGCTCATGCAGTTGGGCGCTCGGAGCCTCGCTCACGCCCTCGCATTTTGTGGCAACACTCGAATCCATCCAAAATATCGGCGGCTCCGTTGGCGGCGCTCTTGCTCCTCTCGTCACCGGATTTGTCGTTGAATATGCACATACATTCACACCGGCTTTCGCGCTCGCGGCCGGAGCCACGATCTTTTCCGCAGGCAGCTATGCCTTGGTGAGAAAAAACGCCTATGCGATGCTCAGCGAAACATCGTCCGACTAG
- a CDS encoding ATP-binding cassette domain-containing protein produces MSDVQERTPKNLPDFDGLFREPSLATGIDLSIRGLGKSFGEKQILHGLDLKIPAGQFVAVVGRSGCGKSTLLRLVAGLDEPSEGEIRFGEGAGPRKNDHPVRVMFQEPRLLPWARLLANVEIGLGMQSSTRENTQSAQEALRAVGLGERAQEWPSVLSGGQKQRVALARALVSKPRLLAFDEPLGALDALTRIEMQGLLERIWLRDKFTALLVTHDVSEALTLADRVIMIEGGRITLDLDVDLPRPRRRGSVDLALLEEKILDLLLRKELDRPEYEI; encoded by the coding sequence ATGAGCGACGTACAAGAAAGAACGCCCAAAAACCTGCCGGATTTCGATGGCTTGTTCCGCGAGCCCTCGCTGGCAACCGGCATCGATCTCTCGATCCGTGGTCTCGGCAAGTCTTTTGGCGAAAAGCAGATTCTACACGGGCTCGATCTCAAAATTCCGGCCGGCCAGTTCGTCGCCGTTGTTGGCCGCAGCGGTTGCGGCAAGAGCACCTTGTTGCGTCTCGTCGCGGGACTCGATGAACCCTCCGAAGGCGAGATTCGGTTCGGTGAAGGCGCGGGACCGCGCAAGAATGATCACCCCGTCCGCGTCATGTTTCAGGAACCGCGCCTGCTGCCCTGGGCGCGGCTGCTCGCCAATGTCGAGATCGGCCTTGGCATGCAATCGTCGACGCGTGAAAACACGCAAAGCGCGCAGGAAGCCCTGCGGGCTGTGGGCCTTGGAGAACGGGCGCAGGAATGGCCTTCCGTTCTGTCGGGCGGGCAGAAACAACGCGTGGCGCTGGCGAGGGCTTTGGTTAGCAAACCGCGCCTGCTCGCCTTCGACGAACCGCTCGGCGCGCTCGATGCTTTGACCCGCATCGAAATGCAGGGTCTTTTGGAGCGTATCTGGTTGCGCGACAAATTCACCGCTCTTCTCGTGACCCACGATGTCTCGGAAGCCCTGACACTCGCCGATCGTGTCATCATGATTGAAGGCGGCAGGATTACGCTCGATCTCGATGTCGATCTGCCGCGCCCACGCCGGCGCGGTTCCGTCGATCTCGCTCTGCTGGAAGAAAAGATCCTCGATCTTCTGCTCCGCAAGGAGCTTGATCGGCCGGAATATGAAATCTAG
- the era gene encoding GTPase Era, with the protein MTTPEPITRCGFVALIGAPNAGKSTLINRLVGAKISIVSRKVQTTRCLVRGIATEGASQIIFVDTPGIFAPKRRLDQAMVTSAWGGAGDADVVALLVDARKGIDEEVEAILAKLPQVRAKKLLVLNKIDTIEPPRLLALAADLNARIDFSETFMISALRGHGVDKLKNLLGEMMKEGPWLYPEDQISDAPLRMLAAEITREKIFERLHDELPYQSTVETVLWKDLPDGSARIEQTIYVMREGHKKIVIGEGGRTIKAIGQAARKDIAEAAEQNVHLFLFVKVRENWTDDPERYREMGLEFPHGSKSSTAKSGTRSK; encoded by the coding sequence GTGACAACGCCCGAACCAATCACCCGCTGCGGCTTCGTTGCCTTGATCGGTGCACCCAATGCCGGGAAATCGACTCTCATCAACCGGCTTGTCGGCGCCAAAATCTCGATCGTCTCACGCAAGGTACAGACGACGCGCTGCCTTGTGCGTGGCATTGCGACCGAGGGCGCTTCCCAAATCATCTTCGTTGATACACCAGGGATTTTCGCGCCGAAACGTCGGCTCGACCAGGCCATGGTGACTTCAGCCTGGGGCGGGGCGGGTGATGCCGATGTCGTGGCTTTGCTGGTCGATGCCCGCAAGGGGATCGATGAGGAAGTCGAGGCGATTTTGGCGAAGTTGCCGCAAGTCCGCGCCAAGAAATTATTGGTTCTGAATAAGATTGATACAATCGAGCCACCGCGTCTTCTCGCTTTGGCGGCCGACCTCAATGCTCGCATTGATTTCTCCGAAACTTTTATGATCTCGGCTTTGCGCGGCCACGGAGTCGACAAGCTCAAAAACCTGCTCGGCGAGATGATGAAGGAAGGGCCTTGGCTCTATCCCGAGGATCAGATTTCCGATGCTCCTTTGCGGATGCTTGCGGCCGAGATTACGCGCGAGAAGATTTTCGAACGCCTGCATGATGAATTGCCCTATCAATCGACCGTCGAAACCGTGCTTTGGAAGGATCTGCCGGACGGATCAGCGCGGATCGAACAGACGATTTATGTCATGCGCGAGGGGCATAAGAAAATCGTCATCGGAGAAGGCGGGCGCACAATCAAGGCGATCGGCCAGGCGGCGCGCAAGGACATTGCCGAGGCGGCTGAACAGAACGTGCATCTGTTTCTCTTCGTAAAGGTGCGCGAGAACTGGACCGATGATCCCGAACGCTATCGCGAAATGGGCCTCGAATTCCCTCACGGCTCCAAATCGAGCACGGCGAAATCCGGGACGCGCTCGAAATAA